In Nicotiana tabacum cultivar K326 chromosome 17, ASM71507v2, whole genome shotgun sequence, one DNA window encodes the following:
- the LOC107767500 gene encoding uncharacterized protein LOC107767500 — MRKISLHCPRNGIPFIYFFDIYPSCSTITIRGHSNTSIAVKGKFGVSSNFENVKCLDDALTLFHQMIRTKPLPSLVEFSKLYKIMLNMKHYSAVVSLFGEMQKSYIQIDGFILSIVINSYCLMHRVDCGFSVLPIYLKNGIPFNVVTFNTLIRGFFAENKVKDAVNLFKKLAKEKICEPSEVMYGTVMNGLSKRGHTQKTLSLLRLMEVGKTKPSIHNYNIVIDALCKDRNLDAAINLLNEMKQKVIPPDIVTYNSLIDGLCKLGQWEKVRTLFAEMVNFNIYPNVRTFTMVIDGLCKEGKVEDAEEVMRHMNEKGVEPNIFTYNVIMDGYCLCGQMDRARRIFDFMIDKSIEPDIICYNVLINGYCKKKKLAEAMQMFREISQKRPKPNMVTYNTILQGLFEVGRIGSAKQVFAEMLSTGPIPDLCTHTTLLDGYFKYGLVEEAMSYFNKLEIKRVSRDIGFYNAVINGLCKNGELDKAHAIFEKLSIMGLLPNSRTYNTMITGFCLEGLLDEAKGMLRKMGDNGCLPNEVTYNVIVQGFLRYSKISDMATFMKEMAGKGFSFDATTTELLINVITKNPSVLDMIPHFHSKNKK, encoded by the coding sequence ATGAGGAAAATTTCTCTGCATTGCCCTCGCAATGGTATTCCCTTTATATATTTCTTTGATATTTATCCTTCTTGTTCGACAATTACAATCAGAGGCCATAGTAATACATCCATTGCAGTAAAGGGTAAGTTTGGGGTAAGTAGCAACTTTGAGAATGTCAAGTGTTTAGATGATGCTCTGACTCTATTCCACCAAATGATCAGAACGAAGCCTCTTCCGTCTCTTGTCGAATTCTCTAAATTATATAAGATTATGCTAAATATGAAGCATTACTCTGCTGTAGTTTCTCTTTTTGGAGAGATGCAGAAATCGTATATCCAGATTGATGGGTTCATCTTGAGTATCGTGATTAATAGTTATTGCCTGATGCATCGTGTTGATTGTGGATTTTCGGTGTTACCCATTTACTTGAAGAATGGCATTCCATTTAACGTTGTCACCTTTAACACCCTAATAAGGGGATTCTTTGCTGAAAATAAGGTCAAAGATGCAGTTAACTTGTTCAAAAAGTTAGCGAAAGAGAAGATTTGTGAGCCTAGTGAAGTCATGTATGGAACAGTCATGAATGGGCTCAGCAAAAGGGGCCATACTCAAAAAACTTTAAGTTTGCTCCGGTTAATGGAAGTAGGGAAAACTAAGCCAAGCATACATAACTACAACATTGTTATAGATGCGCTTTGCAAAGATAGAAACTTAGATGCTGCTATCAACCTTTTGAACGAGATGAAGCAGAAAGTCATTCCTCCAGACATAGTCACATATAATTCATTAATTGATGGTTTGTGTAAGCTTGGTCAGTGGGAAAAGGTTAGGACTTTGTTCGCTGAGATGGTAAATTTTAATATTTATCCAAATGTGCGCACCTTCACCATGGTGATTGATGGACTATgcaaagaagggaaagttgaagATGCCGAGGAAGTAATGAGACATATGAACGAAAAAGGTGTAGAGCCTAATATATTCACTTACAATGTGATAATGGATGGATATTGTTTGTGTGGTCAAATGGATAGAGCGAGGAGAATTTTTGATTTCATGATAGATAAGAGCATTGAGCCTGACATTATTTGCTATAACGTACTAATAAATGGATATTGTAAGAAAAAGAAATTGGCCGAGGCTATGCAAATGTTTCGTGAAATTTCTCAAAAGAGACCAAAACCTAATATGGTTACCTACAATACTATCTTGCAAGGTCTGTTTGAAGTTGGACGAATTGGCTCCGCAAAACAGGTATTCGCGGAGATGTTATCTACGGGGCCCATACCTGATTTATGCACTCATACCACTTTACTCGATGGTTATTTTAAGTATGGACTTGTTGAAGAAGCTATGTCTTATTTTAATAAGTTGGAAATAAAGAGAGTAAGTAGAGATATTGGATTTTACAATGCTGTCATTAATGGATTGTGCAAAAATGGTGAACTCGACAAAGCTCATGCTATTTTTGAGAAGCTTTCTATAATGGGATTGCTTCCTAATTCAAGAACATACAATACAATGATAACTGGATTTTGTCTGGAAGGGTTGTTAGATGAAGCTAAAGGTATGCTAAGAAAAATGGGGGACAACGGTTGTTTGCCAAATGAGGTCACTTACAACGTTATTGTGCAAGGATTTCTCAGGTATAGCAAAATTAGTGACATGGCAACTTTTATGAAGGAAATGGCCGGAAAGGGCTTCTCATTTGATGCAACTACAACTGAGTTACTGATAAACGTTATAACTAAGAACCCTTCCGTCCTTGACATGATACCACATTTTCACTCGAAAAATAAGAAGTGA